In the genome of Anas platyrhynchos isolate ZD024472 breed Pekin duck chromosome 38, IASCAAS_PekinDuck_T2T, whole genome shotgun sequence, the window aaaaagggaccctggcgggggtgaggtgcgcaccattggcggagccgagactccccggccgcccagcgctgtttttcttgctgttgcttactcaataaattcctttctattattaatgcaatgctctctgaaaattaagggggcaacttataacaatctggatctttggatagCTGTTTGTTACCTAGGTTTATACAAATCGCCTTCAGTATGTCTAATTTCCTCAGGAACGGATATCCCTCTGCATGGTGGTCCACTTTCCTGGTTGACATACAAGATCTTCTTTAAAGGGGTACCTTTCCTTCAAGCATGATGGGAGTAAGTTCCTTGTGCCCTTTTCCAATGGCTTTGTCAATCACCCCTTTCCTAGAGGGGGATTCTgtctgcttggcttccctgccctctaattccaggctattggcccttttctcccaccactggagcagccagctgacaatgTGCTCACTGACATGATggctaaaatattttcccatatCTCATAGCTTACCCTGGAAAAGGGATAGCTTGGTTTCTGATGTTTATATAATCTCTTTGTCTTTGTCCTCCTGCTTCCAAGATGTCCCAACTTTGGAGAAACCTGtctcatcttcttcttcctcctttcttgccTGGGTAGGAGTTTCTTTCCTCTCTAAAGAAAAACTGACTTTCACACccattgttttctcttgcatgTAGAGGCAACCGATACTGGCACAGGCTGGTTCTCTGGCCCAGCCATGGAACCCATTGCAGGtgctggagaggctgcagggccCAACACAGGACTtgttctggctgcagggcctttTGGATGAGTTGGAGCGGCTGCAGTGCCTATTGCAGGTTTGGGAGTGGCTATAGGGCCTGTCACGTGTGTCAGTTTAACTTTGGGCCCACCTCAGGAGCCAGAGTGTCTGCAGGGCCTGTTGCATGGCTTGGAGTGGCTTTGGACAGGCTATATACCTgtcctggaggagaagggggaggtgcaggagaaagggagagggaagaagtgGTGAAAAGCATCCCCCACTGTCCTTCCCAGTTCCACTCACCATCACCACCCACCCTGCATAGATTTACTCtcgaaaagaaaaggcaaagagtATAAAAGAGTGTAATTCTAAATAATTTCTAAGAGCTGAAGAGATGGTTCCCAAGTTATGGAGGCGGCAATAATTTTATTCTATCAGAAATCAGTGTTATCCAATACAGCAAGGCAGTAACCTTAGACAAATCCCCAGAACTGataaacagcatgacatggaaggCAAATAGTAAAGTGCTATgcaacacaattctgaaaacaagcacaacagaccccagatcaaaaagatcaacaCTGTGATCAGCGACTATTAAACTGATCTAATGtttataacaatttacttttaaaacgCTGTGGTCAGATCTGGCATCTCAACATTTGTGCTCCACGCTAGGCACCAAGAACACTTTCTGTGGTTTGACCCTGCAGGCAGCTTAGCACTACAAAACTATTCATCTAATGaatgggatggaggagagaattgggaggaaaaaaaaatgtaaaagttcatgggttgagataaaggcagtttcATAGGACACAAAAGGAAGACATTATTATTGTTCTtcttaatgttaatgttaatgttaatgttaatgttaatgttaatgttaatgttataGACACTAATAGACtaataataacatttttgtgtgcatatcaaaagacaggaaaggtggtgGTGATTAACTGGAGTCAGGCCAGAGCATGGCAGACATGCTATGGAATGaggggtggatattgtcctagttttggctCTAGTAGAGTAAATTCTTCTTGCTAGTAGCTGGAACGGTGTTGTGTTtcatatttacagaatcacaaacCATTTTGAGTATAAAAGGACCTTacagatcacataattccaactcagctgccatgggcagagacaccttccactagaccagcttgctcaaagccccatccaacctggccttgaacacttccagagatggggcatccacaacttctctgggcagccttttcctcaccaccctctgagtaaagaacttctttctAACACCTAACCtgaatctaccctctttcagtttaaaccattacccctagtcctatcactacactcttCGATGacgagtccctccccagctttcctgtagtcccctttaggtactggaaggccactgtaaggtctccccggagacttctcttctccaggctgaacaatcccaactccctcagcctgtcttcataggagaggtgctccagcctatCACTCGTGCTCatggccctcctttggacttGTTTTAATAGCTGCATGTCCTTCTTACACaaggagccccagagctgaacctGAGGTTTGGCCTCACCGGGTCTGAGTTACCAGGGGACAACCATCTCTCTTATCCTGCAGACCACAGTATTCCTGGTGCAaggcaggatgctgttggccttcttggccacctgagcacactgctggctcatatttgGCCGACTATCTGCCACTATCCCCAGGGCCCTTAtccccaggcagctgtgcaGCTTCTCTTCTCCCTGCATGAATGGGATTGTTAttccccaagtgcaggacccagcgcatagccttgttgaacttcatagagttggcctcagcccatgggttcagcctatccagatccctctgcagagccttcctacccttgagtaGATCAAGTCTCACTCCTAACTTGGTCTTGTCTACAAAGTTGCTGatggtgcacttgatcccctcatccagatcattgctgaagatattgaagagaaacggagccagcactgagccctgggggacaccactaacGAGTGGCCTCCAGATGcatttagctccattcaccacaactctttggacctggccacccagccagtttttaacccaatgaagcgtatATCTATCCAGGCCTTtagcagccagtttctcaaggagaatgctgtgggaaatggctTCAAAATCCTTattgaagtctaggtagaccacatccacaacCTTTCCCTTGTCCACTAAGCACATCACCTTGTCATAGATTGAGATCTGATTTGTCAAGCAGGGCCTGCTTTGGTAAactcatgctgactgggcctcaTCAACTTGTTCTCCTGTTGTGTGATGGTACTCAacctgctccatgagcttccctggctcAGAGGTCAGAcagacaggcctgtagttccccagatcATCACAATCAGGGTGAGCCGTCTGACTGCAGACATTaacagctgacagaatggagcatctgtccaggggaaccttgagaaactaCAGGATTTTCCCTATACAAATGTTttgacatttacaaggagaagagcccagtcctgcactggaggaagaggaaccccacacgTCAggactgggaccctgctgagtgaggaGTGTCCAGGAGGAGGTGGGCCTGGGCACCCCAAGGGATTCCATGTGAGCAGTGGTGCTTGCTCACCAGGAAGCAGGCCAGCTTcttacagagctgccttatgaggagcatggccaccaagaagatCTGAGTTATCAGACTCAGCTCCAATATGGTGTGACACCACCTGCGCTGGGGTGTCCCAGTGAGTAGCTCATCATTTAGGACAGGTGCAGGACAGTACCCAGAGAGGTTCTGCCAAGGTGGGGTTCAGGGCCTAAAGCACCTGCCTTGTGTAGAGATTCTGAGAGATCTGGGTTTATCTGGCCCAGTGCCATAGAGCATCcaagcagagcaaaaggagCCTGAGACTGTCTGAAGGGTGGTTTTGGAGCTGCTGTAGCTTTCCTCTCTAGGAGAAAATGGTATGAGACAGAAATAATGCCACTAAGTTGACTTTGGGATGTTGAGACTGgacatgaagagaaagaaatccccatctcctactgccgcAGGAGGAAACCTGAGCATGGTGtaaagggaaaggatctccttTGCCACGGGCTGGAggtcaaggcctggcccttgtgcttggtgaaacacatccagtttgtctacacatcagtgtcaccttcacattgcctttgtctccttgtcctcactgcctccaatgttctgctctaatgagctctATGGGAgtctgtgtcagtgctggccctcagggggacactccAGAAATCTTGCATCTGACTTAGACTTCtagagagatgtcttcaattgtctgaGGCTTGTGGTCTCATCAGAAAAGCtcccagaggggtgattgcaatgccttgggctgggcctgtgctgctgagctgggccaggaTCCTGggacaaagaaaacatatttcaaaaactCCTATgatgcagagagacagctctgcccaggagcagctcctctgcaaagtGCAGTAGGGTTGAGGGTTCTGACCGCAGGTGGCACAGGGAGACGAGAGAAGGacagagggcttggaggcagttgggagtgggaggatgctgagagctgcctgcaggagaaatctgcacagcccttgacaaggtaagtgtctggctgcagggccatgcagctgcaggtcctggaagggtctcctcctgggtcttgtttctgggagggcagtgggcaatgcagtaggctttgagactgctgctggattgcactgtgAGGTGAGGacgtctggcagaagccccttggtgTGTCATAACCTAGCTACCCCTGGTTAACCAAGAGTGTGGTGGCCGAGCATCCTCCAGACACTGCATGGGATGCAGACTGGATATTGGGATACCCCAGCTTGCAAATATCCAGCTCTGTCTGAGGGGTGTCCTCCTcggctgcaggctgctctccagcaggatgcagctctgtCGTGGCATCCTTGTGTTATCCAGGTGCCTGAAGGAGGAGACTGGTCTGTGCTAAGGCCATGTTGGTGCTGCTGGATGGCTGTCTGGGGGCAGTTAGAGTGAGGCCTCTGCACCCCTGGCTAGGAGGAAAAAGCTATGATCCTGATCAGTCCCCTGCAGACAAGGTGAGGATTCTGTCCAGCTGCACttggactggggcttctctgctctcagctgtctccagtttcttctcagggaaacacctgagtgggATGGTCCTGCAGCTCACAAAAGGGTAGCACAGGACAGCTGAGAAGAGGACAATAGAggatgggcagagctgctctgctcagtctTCCCCAAGGGACAATCCTTTTGCTTCCTCCCATCCACAGGATTTCACCAGGAGTGTGGAAGTAATGTCAGGGAGTTCCACAATCCAATACCTCAACTAGGATAGGGCAACAAGGATAAAATAAAGTGAGGAGAATACTTGCAGCCCTCCTCTGCAGTCAGCTCAGTTGTTTGCAACAATACTGCAAATCTCATTGAGCTGACATTTGTCTGATTTTGACTTAGCCAGCCTTCTGTTTTATTGCCTATTTTCCTCAGAGAACTCTTTTCTAacctttttctgccttctcctcttcaaCAGACAAACAGGTACAAAagcagcaaatgcccaacatcagctctgtgagtgagttcctcctgatGGCATTTGCAGaaacacgggagctgcagcttctgcacttcgcactcttcctgggcatctacctggctgccctcctgggcaacggcctcatcctcactgctgtagcctgcgaccaccgcctgcacacccccatgtacctcttcctcctcaacctcgccctcctcgacctgggctgcatctccaccactgtccccaaagccatggccaattccctctgggacaccaggaccatctcctatcaagggtGTGCTGCACAAGttctctttttcatcttcttctttggttcagagttttcaattcttaccatcatggcctatgacagctacgttgccatctgcaagcccctgcactatgggagcctcctgggcagcagagcttgtgccaccatggcagcagctgcctggggcagtggctttctcaatgctgtcctgcacacagccgctacattttccctgcccctctgccatggcaatgctgtggagcagttcttctgtgaaatcccccagatcctcaagctctcctgctcaggtTCAGACTACCTAAAGGAAGTTAGACTTCTGGTGGTTAGTGCATTTTTagcatttggttgttttgttttcattgttttctcctATGTGCAGATCATCAGAgccgtgctgaggatgccctctgtgcagggccggcacaaatccttttccacatgcctccctcacctggctgtggtctccctgtttgtcagcactgtcatggttgcctacctgaagcccccctccatctcctctccatcccttgACCTGGTGGTGacatttctgtactcagtggtggctatagcagtgaaccccctcatctacagcatgaggaatcagGAGCTCAAGGAAGCCTTGTGGAAACTCTTTGGACACATGATTCTTTGGCATCAATAACGTGCCTATAAATCTAACAGGACAGGCAGGTTATCTGAGAAACCTCTTCATACAATAGCTTgtaattcatttattatttttaaaagtatttccttTGATTTTGACTGTATACTACTCATATCATCCTGCCtattaatcattttattttctgtcacccAGTCATCTAATATACCTTCAGAACTAGGCTCTCTGTGTGGATAAAGAGAATAAAGAAGCTGTGAATTTTGTTGGTGTCAGCTGCCatctcttcccctctcctctggagctgggggagcagccccagcacacaggagggGTTCAgagccaagagcccagctgccacatggaggagcagctccagtggccctcagggctgcccctcactgcctgatgggctctgcctctctgctgccttcaggtCGGGGCTGCTgattccctggagccatggccatggccagcagcaggatgtggcctttttactgctgctctcttttggatTCTGCATTGTTCTCTTGTGCTCTTGTATCTGTGTTAGTCTTGAGGTCTCATATGCCTCGATGACCATCCTCTTGTCTCTAGAGTGgcatccctgtggctgcaggcagcagcaggcactgtgcagccctggaTCGCAGCTGGCCTGCCTGCTAGCACCACAGTAACAAAAGTGGCTGCTCAGGGCAAACCCAGAAGCCTGGACACCTCTTCCAAAGCTGCTGTCTGGAATACAGCCAAGGGgttcctcttttctcttctgttttctgcactTCTTCATGGAGGGAAAGACACAGGCTGAAAGTCCTAGAGCAGTCTGTGAAGGAACAAAGTGATAGACCAAGAGCTCAATTTTTGGTGGCACTTCCCCAAGCAGACAACAACTGGGCTTGGACTCATCAGCACAGGACTGTGCCCCCCGCAGTGGGTCTGATGGCCGATGCCAGCCTGGAcaggaatctggagctgccagaagATGTCAGGAGAACCCAGGCACGACGAGCTCAGTGCAGAGTGAATAGAAAACTTAATGAGTGACCATCCAAAGAAAAGTCTGGTAAAGGAAAAGTCAAATCTGAGGGGACCATGTGCTAAGGGGGATGCACAATCCTCCTCCAGTGAGATGCCACTActgcaggggaagaggggaaggttGGAGAGACACATGGGACCTGCGGGCAAGAGTG includes:
- the LOC140001168 gene encoding olfactory receptor 14C36-like — encoded protein: MPNISSVSEFLLMAFAETRELQLLHFALFLGIYLAALLGNGLILTAVACDHRLHTPMYLFLLNLALLDLGCISTTVPKAMANSLWDTRTISYQGCAAQVLFFIFFFGSEFSILTIMAYDSYVAICKPLHYGSLLGSRACATMAAAAWGSGFLNAVLHTAATFSLPLCHGNAVEQFFCEIPQILKLSCSGSDYLKEVRLLVVSAFLAFGCFVFIVFSYVQIIRAVLRMPSVQGRHKSFSTCLPHLAVVSLFVSTVMVAYLKPPSISSPSLDLVVTFLYSVVAIAVNPLIYSMRNQELKEALWKLFGHMILWHQ